A genomic region of Metopolophium dirhodum isolate CAU chromosome 1, ASM1992520v1, whole genome shotgun sequence contains the following coding sequences:
- the LOC132941075 gene encoding zinc finger MYM-type protein 1-like: protein MDIRHFFKKPKLCDSLNEASTGTTSIEINNSTVDMESSELCVVENIGNYLNVENIDDCLKHEHFRNPCVPNTTYDFKSDLKSGRTQAFRHQWLHENGSWLTYSALEGVKGAFCRTCVLFKPSIHRGVQGGFIIKPFTKYKDFHASSKIHLSLNWHTKSMSRAKDFMDIMNGKTISVIEQVNCGLHKEIETNRLKLKPIMSTILFCGTHDLPLQGKKSDSGVFHDLLNFRIESGDEILKDHFLTNVGNAKYSSRRTRNELITLCGKILKEEIVCEANAANAFSIIADESADISGVEQLTIVIRFLDKQSKIREEFLGFFTLR, encoded by the exons ATGGACatcagacatttttttaaaaaacccaAGCTTTGTGATTCTCTTAATGAAGCCTCTACTGGCACTACttcaattgaaataaataatagtacagTCGATATGGAGTCGTCGGAATTGTGTGTAGTTGAAA ATATTGGAAATTATTTGAACGTCGAAAATATTGACGATTGTTTAAAACATGAACATTTTCGTAACCCTTGTGTACCGAATACTACTTATGACTTTAAAAGTGATTTAAAATCAGGAAGAACTCAAGCATTTAGACATCAATGGTTGCATGAAAACGGTTCGTGGTTGACATATTCAGCTCTTGAGGGTGTGAAAGGAGCTTTTTGTAGAACATGTGTGTTGTTCAAGCCATCAATTCATAGAGGCGTACAAGGTGGATTTATAATAAAACCGTTTACGAAGTATAAGGATTTTCATGCAtcttctaaaatacatttgtctTTAAATTGGCACACTAAATCAATGTCAAGAGCAAAAGATTTTATGGATATTATGAATGGTAAAACAATTAGTGTTATTGAACAAGTAAATTGTGGATTGCATAAAGAAATAGAAACTAAtaggttaaaattaaaacctattatgtcaactattttgttttgtgGAACTCACGACCTTCCCTTACAAGGGAAAAAATCAGATTCTGGTGTTTTTCACGATCTTTTGAATTTTCGTATTGAATCTGGCGATGAGATATTGAAAGATCATTTTTTAACTAATGTGGGAAATGCTAAATATTCGTCCCGAAGAACTCGAAATGAATTAATTACATTgtgtggaaaaatattaaaagaagaaATAGTATGTGAAGCTAATGCTGCGAATGCGTTTTCCATTATTGCTGACGAATCAGCAGATATTTCTGGTGTTGAGCAGCTAACAATTGTAATTAGATTTTTAGACAAACAGTCAAAGATTCGAGAAGAATTCCTTGGGTTTTTTACCCTTAGATAA
- the LOC132941084 gene encoding zinc finger MYM-type protein 1-like has protein sequence MSFQFVLADESALKLPVIEMDDLGDLETGPKHHKLSIYPRTQFGQQKRSFSSEYFMNTSEYLVEPVLMKILGPKIDSTTGKKQLCERLQKHNIALSHITCVTKLSSFYSSKSKGSVVAQLSSAHKEQIRKNRLYISHLIDIVLFLGKQGVAFRGHYENDESINQGNFKELCKLYAKSVPDFENMYSKDTNYSSWRIQNELIDICASSIKEIILNEISTTGFFAIMCDEARSVFHRQHVKGHFRQCAALRIGYAPVWCRVDLLICHLYI, from the exons ATGAGTTTCCAGTTTGTATTG GCTGATGAATCAGCTTTAAAACTGCCAGTTATTGAGATGGATGACTTGGGGGATTTGGAAACGGGACCTAAACATCATAAGCTATCG ATATATCCCAGAACACAATTTGGTCAACAAAAAAGGTCTTTTAGTAGTGAATACTTCATGAATACCAGTG AATATTTGGTGGAGCCAGTGTTAATGAAGATACTTGGACCAAAAATAGATTCAACAACTGGCAAAAagcaa CTGTGTGAACGATTACAAAAACACAATATTGCTCTTAGCCATATTACATGTGTTACAAAATTGTCATCATTTTATTCAAGTAAATCAAAAGGATCTGTTGTAGCTCAATTGTCGTCTGCACACAAAgaacaaattagaaaaaatcGTCTGTACATTTCACATCTAATTGACATAGTGTTGTTTTTAGGAAAACAAGGTGTTGCCTTTAGAGGGCATTATGAAAATGATGAATCAATTAATCAAG GAAATTTTAAAGAGTTGTGCAAGTTGTATGCTAAATCTGTAccagattttgaaaatatgtattctaAAGATACTAATTATAGTAGTTGGAGAATACAAAATGAACTTATTGATATTTGTGCCAGTTCCATAAAAGAAATCATACTTAATGAAATTTCAACCACTGGTTTCTTTGCTATTATGTGTGATGAAGCTAGGTCGGTATTTCATCGGCAACATGTGAAAGGTCATTTTCGTCAATGCGCCGCATTAAGAATTGGTTACGCACCAGTATGGTGCAGAGTAGATTTACTAATCTGTCATCTTTATATATAG
- the LOC132934020 gene encoding mitochondrial ornithine transporter 1-like yields MAAAVTSSVNTVTSAAEEFLSPHKPVDTMTTTSPLVGLVSGCAGAVALVYVGQPLDTVKVRMQLSTATRAVTSNGGGGGSVSMWGCVRDMWRQALVTPAPHIRQLTNNAAGAVVEACPLTATGQPASKAAAAGRMARLMYAGTAPALLANVAENGVLFAAYGPCQRLVAFALDLFGGASADNAVVDVEKKLGPAGMATAGSLASLCSAFALCPTELIKVRLQAADLDRANCAAVSGTAAGRPQNPAAGTLQVVARVWTTEGGLRGMYRGLGSTVAREMPGYYVFFLAYEASRTYMNDWYHGSLATSTAPSVEHREDPAWVTMTAGAAAGTCLWLVVYPVDAIKSRIQAAGGGGCTAESSSGGFLRAMALSVRNEGPLALYRGLAPTLLRTVPASAVMFWTVERTKTLMSGYGL; encoded by the coding sequence ATGGCGGCGGCTGTCACCAGTAGTGTTAATACGGTGACGAGTGCTGCTGAAGAATTCCTGTCTCCGCACAAGCCCGTGGACACGATGACGACAACGTCGCCACTAGTCGGACTCGTCAGTGGATGCGCCGGCGCAGTGGCTCTCGTATACGTGGGACAGCCGCTGGACACTGTCAAGGTACGCATGCAATTGTCCACGGCCACTCGGGCTGTGACGTCTaacggcggtggtggcggtaGCGTATCCATGTGGGGTTGCGTGCGCGACATGTGGCGTCAGGCCCTAGTGACTCCAGCTCCACATATTCGGCAACTGACGAACAACGCCGCTGGAGCCGTCGTCGAGGCGTGCCCGTTGACGGCCACCGGTCAGCCGGCCAGCAAGGCGGCCGCGGCCGGACGCATGGCCCGGCTCATGTACGCCGGCACGGCGCCCGCGCTACTGGCCAACGTAGCCGAAAACGGAGTACTGTTCGCAGCATATGGTCCTTGTCAGCGGTTGGTGGCGTTCGCGTTGGATTTGTTCGGGGGGGCCAGTGCCGACAATGCCGTCGTGGACGTGGAAAAAAAACTCGGCCCGGCCGGCATGGCTACAGCTGGTAGCTTGGCGTCGCTGTGCTCAGCGTTCGCGCTATGCCCCACCGAGCTGATAAAGGTCCGTCTGCAGGCGGCTGACCTGGACAGGGCCAACTGCGCTGCTGTTTCCGGTACAGCGGCTGGACGTCCACAAAATCCTGCAGCCGGCACGCTGCAGGTCGTTGCCCGAGTGTGGACCACCGAGGGCGGTCTCCGAGGGATGTACCGGGGACTGGGCTCGACGGTGGCACGCGAAATGCCTGGCTACTACGTGTTCTTCCTGGCGTACGAGGCGAGCCGTACGTACATGAACGATTGGTATCACGGATCTTTGGCTACCTCTACGGCACCGTCGGTAGAACACCGAGAGGACCCGGCTTGGGTGACGATGACAGCAGGTGCAGCGGCAGGTACTTGCCTCTGGCTAGTTGTGTATCCGGTGGATGCGATCAAGTCTCGAATTCAAGCAGCTGGTGGAGGCGGATGTACAGCCGAAAGTTCAAGTGGCGGTTTCCTGAGGGCTATGGCTCTATCTGTACGCAACGAGGGCCCGCTGGCCCTATATCGCGGCCTGGCACCCACCTTGCTGCGCACTGTTCCTGCATCGGCTGTCATGTTCTGGACCGTGGAGCGTACGAAGACATTGATGTCGGGATACGGGCTATGA